Proteins encoded within one genomic window of Candidatus Acidiferrales bacterium:
- a CDS encoding universal stress protein yields the protein MLVPLDGSPMAESVLTAAAQLARKISASVTLIHVVEKNPPDKIHGQMHLTNAQQADEYLRATASSDIFRGIDVRFHVHEAGVRDVSQSIHDHTEELGQDLVIMCTHGSSGFRGMIFGSIAQQVISFGNVPVLLMTPAAENFKFKFENFLVPLDGNPDHERSLAYASALARVCEAKIHLLIAIPHFVSMSGELTPTNRFLPATTAKMMDMLVPDAEEYLLRLKTKIESEGIEVATSTSRSKPGTAIPKTAKSIKADLIVLATHGKKGTEAFWSGSVAPKISKSSKIPLLLVPVRE from the coding sequence TTGCTTGTTCCCCTCGACGGTTCGCCGATGGCTGAATCTGTTCTCACGGCAGCTGCACAGCTTGCAAGGAAAATATCCGCGTCCGTCACGTTGATCCATGTTGTCGAAAAGAATCCGCCGGACAAGATTCACGGACAGATGCATCTGACAAATGCGCAGCAGGCAGACGAGTATCTCCGTGCCACAGCATCCTCTGATATTTTTAGGGGAATAGACGTGCGTTTCCATGTGCATGAAGCCGGAGTGCGCGACGTTTCTCAAAGCATTCATGATCACACCGAGGAACTCGGACAGGATCTCGTTATAATGTGCACGCATGGGAGCAGTGGATTCAGGGGGATGATTTTCGGTTCGATTGCACAACAGGTAATCTCATTCGGCAATGTGCCTGTTTTGCTGATGACCCCCGCCGCCGAAAATTTTAAGTTCAAGTTCGAGAATTTCCTTGTCCCACTCGACGGAAATCCGGACCACGAGCGGTCGCTTGCCTATGCATCCGCACTTGCTCGCGTGTGCGAAGCGAAGATCCATCTTCTCATAGCAATCCCCCATTTCGTATCCATGTCGGGCGAACTTACACCTACAAACAGATTTCTTCCCGCGACCACTGCGAAGATGATGGATATGCTTGTTCCCGATGCGGAGGAATATCTTCTCAGGCTTAAAACGAAAATTGAGTCGGAAGGGATCGAGGTTGCGACGAGCACGTCGCGCAGCAAGCCCGGCACCGCAATCCCAAAGACGGCAAAGAGCATCAAGGCCGATTTGATCGTACTTGCGACGCACGGCAAGAAAGGCACCGAGGCATTTTGGAGCGGAAGCGTTGCTCCCAAGATAAGCAAATCGAGCAAGATCCCGCTTCTACTTGTGCCTGTAAGAGAATGA
- the fni gene encoding type 2 isopentenyl-diphosphate Delta-isomerase, producing the protein MDQTAKRKSNHVDIVLNENVDYQKSTGFEKYTFVHNALPEINYDEIDIGTEFFSYKFSAPIIVSSMTGGFKRGGSINAALAEFCREKNIGMGVGSQRQALDNDEYLETFKVVRRTAKNIFVMSNIGAAQIAGGFALDNARRIVDMVEANAIAVHLNALQEMIQPEGDRNFRGVVKGISELVKKIGMPVIVKETGAGIGGEAAKKLIDNGVAAIDVSGAGGTSWSAIETLRRTDRRIGKSFWNWGIPTAEALVQVNALSSRKKIKLISSGGIRNGINVAKSIALGADICSAAQPFLKALDKAGVKGLMREFDAWVDELKGVMFLTGSVNLRQLNKVKLEKA; encoded by the coding sequence ATGGATCAAACCGCTAAACGCAAATCAAATCACGTCGACATAGTCTTGAACGAGAACGTTGATTATCAAAAGTCGACGGGGTTTGAAAAGTATACATTTGTTCATAACGCACTGCCGGAAATTAATTATGATGAAATAGATATCGGGACAGAATTTTTTTCTTATAAGTTTTCCGCACCTATCATCGTTTCGTCTATGACGGGAGGTTTCAAGCGGGGCGGATCGATCAACGCTGCCCTGGCTGAATTCTGCCGGGAAAAAAATATCGGCATGGGTGTCGGGAGTCAGAGGCAAGCGCTAGACAACGACGAATATCTTGAAACCTTTAAAGTGGTACGCCGCACCGCCAAGAATATCTTCGTGATGAGTAATATCGGGGCTGCGCAAATCGCGGGCGGCTTCGCGCTGGACAACGCCCGGAGGATCGTGGACATGGTGGAAGCAAATGCGATTGCTGTGCACCTTAATGCCCTGCAGGAGATGATCCAGCCCGAAGGAGATCGAAACTTCAGAGGAGTTGTGAAGGGAATTTCGGAGCTAGTCAAGAAAATTGGAATGCCGGTCATCGTCAAGGAGACCGGTGCGGGCATTGGCGGAGAAGCTGCAAAGAAGCTTATCGACAATGGCGTTGCGGCAATCGATGTGTCGGGTGCAGGTGGAACAAGCTGGTCGGCGATAGAGACACTCCGGCGGACCGACAGAAGGATCGGAAAAAGCTTCTGGAACTGGGGAATCCCGACCGCGGAAGCCCTGGTTCAGGTGAACGCACTTTCATCGAGAAAAAAAATCAAACTTATTTCGTCGGGCGGGATTCGAAATGGAATAAATGTAGCCAAGTCGATCGCGCTCGGTGCAGACATTTGTTCAGCGGCACAGCCTTTTCTCAAGGCACTCGACAAAGCGGGCGTGAAAGGTTTGATGCGAGAGTTCGACGCGTGGGTCGATGAATTGAAAGGTGTAATGTTTCTGACGGGAAGTGTAAACTTGCGTCAGCTTAATAAAGTTAAATTGGAGAAGGCATAG
- a CDS encoding HPr family phosphocarrier protein has protein sequence MVQQEVVVKSRLGLHTRPAATLVKLAAKFKSEFYLERDGYRVNGKSIIGVMTLAAEQGARIILEFDGEDEKEALATLVDFFDRGFDEPEI, from the coding sequence ATGGTTCAACAAGAAGTTGTGGTCAAGAGCCGCCTGGGACTTCATACCCGTCCCGCGGCGACCCTCGTTAAACTTGCAGCAAAGTTCAAGTCCGAATTCTACCTGGAACGAGATGGATACCGTGTCAACGGCAAAAGCATTATTGGCGTCATGACTCTCGCGGCGGAGCAGGGTGCGAGAATAATCCTCGAGTTTGACGGCGAGGATGAAAAAGAAGCGCTTGCGACGCTCGTAGATTTTTTCGACAGAGGATTCGATGAGCCAGAAATTTGA
- the ptsP gene encoding phosphoenolpyruvate--protein phosphotransferase — MEPHSMGEEIRLHGVPASPGIAIGKVVVLKKDGVIIQEMTIDDPRLELGKLQKAIDRSSAELDKVYNTTLERLGSDKARIFEAQKLMISDPIFFDDIRKRIVREKKNAEYVIDDEFGKQIDQLNRSDSDVFKLRALELEDVRNRIIRNLAEGKLKSRFEGTPIIVTSELSPADAVLLSRSAVLGYVSDFGGARSHASILSRSLGIPAVVGLKEATKHVHDGADLILDGYRGIVVINPSDETAKKYIERKEWCEKLDSELMAEAKEPAVTTDGHKVLVEANIELLEELPLLKPHGADGIGLFRTEQIIIDSNSVPSEETQFEIFKKAVEEAAPTPVIFRTFDIGGDKLFLGDHSEANPFLGWRGIRMMLDRPELLREQMRAILRASAIGKCKIMYPMVATVEEVIRANKMLSESKESLAEEGIKFDKNIEVGVMIEIPSAALMSEEIAKHVNFLSIGTNDLTQYLLAVDRTNELVDNLFDEFHPAVVRTLKLIIDSGHESGVRVAMCGEMAGNPMATIMLLGLGLDEFSAVSLMLPIIKKIIRSTNYKTARKFARQLMKLDSVEEIKGSLNEYLKTHFERIYYTTISEKDID; from the coding sequence ATGGAACCGCATAGCATGGGCGAGGAGATCAGGCTCCACGGCGTTCCTGCGTCACCGGGGATTGCAATCGGGAAAGTTGTTGTTCTAAAGAAAGATGGTGTCATAATTCAAGAGATGACCATCGATGATCCCCGTCTTGAGTTAGGAAAGCTTCAGAAGGCGATCGATCGTTCTTCCGCGGAACTCGACAAAGTATACAATACGACCCTTGAAAGGCTCGGGAGCGACAAAGCGAGAATTTTCGAGGCCCAGAAGCTGATGATTTCGGATCCCATCTTCTTCGATGATATAAGAAAGAGGATTGTCAGAGAGAAAAAGAACGCGGAATACGTCATCGATGATGAATTTGGCAAACAAATCGATCAGTTGAACCGAAGCGACAGCGACGTGTTCAAGCTCCGTGCGCTCGAGTTGGAGGATGTTCGGAATAGAATCATCAGGAATCTCGCGGAGGGCAAGTTGAAATCCAGGTTTGAGGGAACGCCCATCATAGTCACGAGCGAGCTGAGTCCTGCCGATGCGGTCCTCCTAAGCCGAAGTGCGGTACTCGGTTACGTCAGTGATTTCGGAGGAGCACGCTCTCATGCTTCGATACTCTCTCGATCGCTCGGAATTCCTGCGGTAGTCGGTCTGAAGGAGGCCACGAAACATGTCCATGACGGGGCAGATCTGATTCTGGATGGTTATCGCGGGATCGTCGTGATAAATCCTTCCGATGAGACTGCGAAAAAGTACATCGAAAGAAAAGAATGGTGCGAAAAACTTGACTCTGAGCTGATGGCTGAAGCAAAAGAGCCTGCGGTTACTACCGACGGCCACAAAGTGTTGGTTGAAGCCAACATAGAGCTTCTCGAGGAACTTCCGCTTCTGAAACCGCATGGAGCGGACGGCATTGGACTTTTTCGCACCGAGCAAATTATCATAGACTCCAATTCTGTTCCAAGTGAAGAAACTCAATTTGAGATATTCAAGAAGGCTGTCGAGGAAGCCGCGCCGACCCCGGTGATTTTCAGGACATTTGATATCGGCGGAGATAAGCTTTTTCTCGGAGACCACTCCGAAGCGAATCCGTTTCTCGGTTGGAGGGGAATCCGCATGATGCTCGATCGGCCGGAACTACTCAGAGAACAGATGCGGGCTATTCTGCGCGCAAGCGCGATTGGCAAATGTAAAATTATGTATCCGATGGTGGCTACGGTCGAGGAAGTAATCCGCGCAAACAAAATGTTGAGCGAGTCAAAGGAATCTCTGGCCGAGGAGGGAATCAAGTTCGATAAAAACATAGAGGTCGGCGTGATGATCGAGATACCGTCGGCTGCGCTCATGAGTGAAGAAATTGCAAAGCACGTAAACTTCCTCAGCATCGGGACGAATGATTTGACACAGTATTTGCTTGCCGTCGACAGGACGAACGAGCTCGTGGATAATTTGTTCGATGAATTTCACCCTGCAGTGGTGCGAACCCTGAAACTTATTATCGATTCAGGCCATGAATCGGGAGTAAGGGTTGCAATGTGCGGCGAGATGGCAGGAAATCCTATGGCGACCATCATGCTCCTCGGACTGGGTCTGGATGAATTCAGCGCGGTGAGCTTAATGCTTCCCATTATTAAGAAAATCATCAGAAGCACCAATTACAAGACGGCACGAAAGTTCGCAAGGCAATTGATGAAATTAGATTCGGTGGAAGAAATCAAGGGCTCATTGAACGAGTATCTGAAAACTCATTTCGAGAGAATCTACTACACAACTATAAGCGAGAAAGACATTGATTGA
- a CDS encoding Nramp family divalent metal transporter: protein MKSLIVSTIERTDVRTRDSAEAALSGSTQKNIFTKLIPFLGPAFIASVAYVDPGNFATNIQGGSEFGYTLLWVILVSNLMAMLIQALAAKLGIATGRNLAEQCREHFRKPVAFGMWALMEVVAMATDLAEFLGAAIGFNLLFGFPLIVGGIITGICTFLILGLQRYGFRPLEIVITALVSIIALCYVVETVLDRPDSGVLLYHTFVPQFQGTESILIATGILGATVMPHAIFLHSALTQQRIVVRDPCKLRKLFRFEIFDVTIAMGIASLVNMTMLIMAAATFHKYGLTNVATIEEAHITLQPLLGKAAGWIFAVSLLASGLSSSTVGTSAGQIIMQGFIHRHIPIWLRRLVTMVPSMAVIAAGLDPTRTLVISQVVLSFGLPFAIIPLIKFTRDRNIMGILVNKRVTTLAVSAIAILIILLNVYLISRILLG from the coding sequence CGAAATTGATCCCGTTCCTTGGTCCGGCTTTCATTGCCAGTGTCGCTTATGTTGATCCCGGGAATTTTGCAACAAATATCCAGGGCGGTTCCGAGTTTGGTTACACGCTATTGTGGGTGATTCTTGTGAGCAACTTGATGGCGATGTTGATCCAGGCGCTTGCCGCGAAACTTGGAATCGCAACCGGGCGCAATCTTGCCGAGCAATGCAGGGAACATTTTAGAAAGCCGGTCGCTTTTGGCATGTGGGCCTTAATGGAGGTCGTGGCTATGGCGACCGACCTGGCGGAATTTCTGGGGGCGGCGATCGGATTTAATCTCCTCTTTGGATTTCCGCTGATTGTCGGTGGAATTATCACCGGAATCTGCACCTTCTTGATTCTTGGCCTGCAGCGTTACGGTTTTCGGCCGCTCGAAATAGTTATCACCGCCCTGGTGAGCATCATAGCTTTGTGTTACGTCGTAGAGACTGTTCTCGACAGGCCTGATTCGGGAGTTCTCCTGTATCATACGTTCGTTCCGCAATTTCAAGGAACTGAGAGCATTCTTATTGCGACAGGGATCCTGGGTGCGACCGTTATGCCGCACGCAATTTTTTTACATTCGGCGCTGACGCAGCAAAGAATAGTCGTGAGAGATCCCTGCAAGCTTCGTAAACTCTTCCGGTTCGAGATTTTCGATGTAACAATCGCAATGGGAATTGCGAGCCTCGTCAACATGACAATGCTCATCATGGCCGCTGCGACTTTTCACAAATATGGATTGACGAATGTCGCTACAATAGAAGAAGCACACATAACTCTACAGCCTCTTTTAGGTAAGGCAGCGGGATGGATTTTTGCCGTATCGCTTCTCGCGTCGGGTTTGTCTTCTTCGACGGTCGGAACGAGCGCAGGCCAAATCATAATGCAGGGATTTATTCACAGACATATTCCAATTTGGCTGCGAAGGCTGGTCACCATGGTTCCCTCGATGGCTGTCATTGCAGCCGGACTCGACCCGACCCGCACACTCGTCATCAGCCAGGTGGTCTTGAGTTTCGGGCTTCCCTTTGCCATTATTCCTTTGATAAAATTTACACGAGACAGAAACATCATGGGAATTCTCGTCAACAAAAGGGTGACCACCCTTGCCGTGTCGGCGATCGCAATCTTAATTATCTTGCTGAATGTCTATTTAATCTCACGGATTTTACTTGGATAA
- a CDS encoding polyprenyl synthetase family protein has translation MSVINRKPGGAGKDFSKYFDERRSVIERKLSDTLKLVSDSPLRPYIKYVFSMGGKRIRPLLSTLSADAVGKYNDDVLHGAVAIEILHNFTLVHDDIMDNADTRRGKATVHINAGVNTAILVGDLMMALAYDCLEKCGEKHLRAGLKIFNEGVEQVCDGQALDESLSKEDGATMKDYIEMISKKTGALLMTAGQLGALFGGGAEKEVIMLGDFGLNLGIAFQILDDTLDLEGDVDRFGKPLGLDIIEKKKNFLFLKAQQLMNAHEFESVSGVYRNSSVTEAEVVAVRDIYREAGVVEAARIEVTNYTNCALLSLKTLKESDGKDALVELANSLVQRKF, from the coding sequence GTGTCTGTAATCAACCGAAAACCCGGCGGAGCCGGAAAAGATTTCTCGAAATATTTTGACGAGCGAAGGTCCGTAATAGAGCGGAAGCTTTCGGACACTCTGAAACTTGTCTCGGACTCTCCGTTGAGGCCGTATATTAAGTATGTCTTCTCGATGGGCGGAAAGAGGATCCGTCCTCTGCTTTCGACACTTTCAGCGGATGCCGTTGGAAAATACAACGATGACGTACTCCATGGTGCAGTTGCAATCGAGATCCTTCATAACTTTACGCTGGTTCATGACGACATTATGGATAATGCCGATACCCGCCGCGGAAAAGCGACGGTCCACATAAATGCAGGTGTGAACACCGCGATTCTCGTCGGCGATCTAATGATGGCGCTTGCTTACGATTGCCTGGAAAAGTGCGGCGAGAAGCATTTGCGAGCCGGTCTAAAAATTTTCAACGAAGGCGTCGAGCAAGTTTGTGACGGTCAAGCACTGGATGAGAGTCTGAGCAAGGAAGATGGAGCTACGATGAAAGACTATATTGAGATGATCTCCAAGAAGACGGGTGCACTCCTCATGACTGCCGGACAATTAGGCGCGCTTTTCGGCGGCGGCGCGGAAAAGGAAGTCATTATGCTCGGCGACTTTGGATTGAATCTCGGCATTGCCTTCCAGATTCTGGATGATACGCTCGATCTCGAAGGAGATGTCGATAGGTTCGGCAAGCCGCTCGGCCTCGACATAATCGAGAAGAAAAAGAATTTTTTATTTCTGAAAGCTCAACAGTTGATGAATGCCCATGAGTTCGAATCAGTTAGCGGTGTATATAGAAATTCTTCAGTGACAGAAGCCGAAGTTGTCGCGGTGCGTGACATTTACCGGGAAGCGGGTGTGGTCGAAGCCGCGAGAATAGAGGTTACGAATTATACGAATTGCGCGTTGTTAAGCTTAAAAACGTTGAAGGAGTCCGATGGAAAGGATGCACTTGTTGAGTTGGCAAATTCACTCGTGCAGAGAAAATTTTGA